The following coding sequences are from one Lolium rigidum isolate FL_2022 chromosome 6, APGP_CSIRO_Lrig_0.1, whole genome shotgun sequence window:
- the LOC124668041 gene encoding uncharacterized protein LOC124668041: MAMTSSAAAVSFSVRPSATTTTFRPRATVVASASAGAKRLRTRAPKGGKWWAPLVGWSGRADYIETAAPVVEEDEEQKAARPFAGGLTEEKARQLRARMAEMDSFHDAMYHSAIASRLARTA; the protein is encoded by the coding sequence ATGGCGATGACTTCATCAGCTGCAGCCGTCtccttctccgtccgcccatcgGCCACAACCACGACATTCCGGCCGCGCGCCACCGTCGTCGCATCGGCCTCCGCGGGCGCCAAGCGTCTGCGCACGAGAGCCCCCAAGGGAGGCAAGTGGTGGGCGCCGCTGGTCGGGTGGTCAGGGCGGGCAGACTACATCGAGACCGCggcgccggtggtggaggaggacgaggagcagaAGGCGGCGAGGCCGTTCGCGGGCGGCTTGACGGAGGAGAAGGCGCGGCAGCTGCGCGCGCGGATGGCGGAGATGGACAGCTTCCACGACGCCATGTATCACTCCGCTATCGCATCCCGCCTCGCACGCACAGCATAG